The proteins below are encoded in one region of Gaiella occulta:
- a CDS encoding LemA family protein, whose translation MTAALVAIGVVVALLVVAVVLFNRLVRLRNEVDTGWSNIDVQLKRRNDLIPNLVESVKGYAAHERDVFEEVTNARAAVAGASSPAAAGAADSLLGQALGRLFAVAEAYPDLKASQNFLQLQADLTDTEDKIAAARRYYNATVLAFNTATQTFPSLLLARPLGFRPREFFAAEQDERAPVPVSFQQ comes from the coding sequence GTGACCGCCGCCCTCGTGGCGATCGGCGTCGTCGTCGCGCTGCTCGTCGTCGCCGTCGTCCTCTTCAACCGCCTCGTCCGGCTGCGCAACGAGGTGGACACGGGCTGGTCGAACATCGACGTGCAGCTGAAGCGGCGCAACGACCTCATCCCGAACCTCGTCGAGTCGGTGAAGGGGTACGCGGCGCACGAGCGGGACGTGTTCGAGGAGGTCACGAACGCCCGGGCCGCCGTCGCCGGGGCCTCGTCACCGGCCGCGGCGGGCGCGGCCGACTCGCTGCTCGGCCAGGCGCTCGGCCGCCTGTTCGCGGTCGCAGAGGCGTACCCCGACCTGAAGGCGTCGCAGAACTTCCTGCAGCTGCAGGCGGATCTGACCGACACCGAGGACAAGATCGCCGCCGCCCGCCGCTACTACAACGCGACGGTGCTCGCCTTCAACACGGCGACGCAGACGTTCCCCTCGCTCCTGCTCGCGCGGCCGCTCGGGTTCCGCCCGCGCGAGTTCTTCGCGGCCGAGCAGGACGAGCGCGCGCCCGTGCCCGTGAGCTTCCAGCAGTAG
- a CDS encoding DUF1989 domain-containing protein, which produces MIPVAVASRPRLRVPGLLPSDPAREIYRVRRGAATVVALRPDDRITVRDLDGGQRAELTVLAPDGRDDFAGLGTAPTARATVLRSLVERGGDGAETIVARLARTGFDPSEAAAVEVFDRFTPPGAEQVFRAEREVIVVVGAPQGEPVVEGGIPASDLQLEVRRAEPARGPLEPALPEPLAEPRLDFQVDRASALAYEVRAGEFIQVIDVRGRQCSDFLAFSAPKLQDGKERGLDATATRSLMGNAYPSPGLCSKFFDHDLEPLVEVVRDTVGRHDTFGLACTRKYYEDMGYFGHVNCSDNFNAQLGPYTIEPRTGWPAINFFFNTAFDAHNLYVVDEPWSRPGDYVLLRAMTDLVCLSSACPSDIDPANAWNPTEVHVRVYPAKERFSAAIAHRVTPDAEPKLTRETGFHPRTSARTGRMTEYNGYWLPTAYDNLGAVAEYWACRERAAIMDLSPLRKFEILGPDAEALLQATMTRDIRRLADGQVVYTAMCNETGGMLDDGTVFRLAPDNFRFVGGCEYDGIWLREQAERLGLRVWVKESTDDLHNVAVQGPASREILSRVVWTAPAQTPFPELKWFRFSVARLHGPQGIPLIASRTGYSGELGYELFCHPQDAPAVWDAVMEAGTPHGLQPLGLDALDMLRIEAGLIFAGYEFDDQVDPFEAGIGFTVTPGKEEDFVGKEALAQRRAHPQRTLVGLELQGNETAGHGDCVHVGRSQVGVVTSGTRSPILKKNIALCRMAIQYAEIGTEVEVGKLDGQQKRIPATVVRYPFYDPDKTRPRS; this is translated from the coding sequence CTGATCCCGGTGGCCGTCGCATCGCGCCCACGTCTGCGTGTCCCGGGGCTCTTGCCCAGCGACCCGGCGCGCGAGATCTACCGCGTCCGGCGGGGGGCGGCGACCGTCGTCGCCCTCCGGCCGGACGACCGGATCACGGTGCGCGACCTCGACGGCGGCCAGCGCGCGGAGCTGACCGTGCTCGCGCCGGACGGGCGCGACGACTTCGCCGGCCTCGGCACGGCGCCGACGGCACGCGCGACGGTGCTGCGCTCGCTCGTCGAGCGGGGCGGGGACGGCGCAGAGACGATCGTGGCACGGCTCGCGAGGACGGGCTTCGACCCGAGCGAGGCGGCCGCGGTCGAGGTCTTCGACCGCTTCACGCCGCCGGGCGCCGAGCAGGTCTTCCGCGCCGAGCGCGAGGTGATCGTCGTCGTGGGGGCGCCGCAGGGCGAGCCCGTCGTCGAGGGCGGCATCCCGGCCTCGGACCTGCAGCTCGAAGTGCGCCGCGCCGAGCCGGCCCGCGGGCCGCTCGAGCCGGCGCTGCCGGAGCCGCTCGCCGAGCCGCGCCTCGACTTCCAGGTCGACCGGGCCTCCGCCCTCGCCTACGAGGTGAGAGCGGGCGAGTTCATCCAGGTCATCGACGTGCGCGGCCGCCAGTGCTCCGACTTCCTCGCCTTCAGCGCGCCCAAGCTGCAGGACGGCAAGGAGCGCGGCCTCGACGCCACCGCCACGCGGTCGTTGATGGGGAACGCGTACCCCTCCCCCGGGCTGTGCTCGAAGTTCTTCGACCACGACCTCGAGCCGCTCGTCGAGGTCGTCCGCGACACGGTCGGCCGCCACGACACGTTCGGCCTCGCCTGCACGCGCAAGTACTACGAGGACATGGGCTACTTCGGCCACGTCAACTGCTCCGACAACTTCAACGCGCAGCTCGGGCCGTACACGATCGAGCCGCGCACCGGCTGGCCGGCGATCAACTTCTTCTTCAACACGGCCTTCGACGCGCACAACCTGTACGTCGTCGACGAGCCGTGGTCGCGGCCCGGCGACTACGTGCTGCTGCGGGCGATGACCGACCTCGTGTGCCTGTCGAGCGCCTGCCCGTCCGACATCGACCCCGCGAACGCCTGGAACCCGACGGAGGTGCACGTGCGCGTCTATCCCGCCAAGGAGCGCTTCTCGGCCGCGATCGCACATCGCGTCACGCCCGACGCGGAGCCGAAGCTGACGAGGGAGACCGGCTTCCACCCGCGCACGTCCGCCCGCACCGGGCGCATGACCGAGTACAACGGCTACTGGCTGCCGACGGCATACGACAACCTGGGCGCCGTCGCCGAGTACTGGGCCTGCCGCGAGCGGGCGGCGATCATGGACCTGTCGCCGCTGCGCAAGTTCGAGATCCTGGGGCCGGACGCGGAGGCGCTGCTGCAGGCGACGATGACGCGCGACATCCGCCGCCTCGCCGACGGCCAGGTGGTCTACACGGCGATGTGCAACGAGACCGGCGGCATGCTCGACGACGGCACCGTGTTCCGCCTCGCGCCGGACAACTTCCGCTTCGTCGGCGGCTGCGAGTACGACGGCATCTGGCTGCGCGAGCAGGCGGAGCGCCTGGGGCTGCGCGTGTGGGTGAAGGAGTCGACGGACGACCTGCACAACGTGGCCGTGCAGGGCCCGGCCTCGCGCGAGATCCTCTCGCGGGTCGTGTGGACGGCGCCGGCGCAGACGCCGTTCCCGGAGCTGAAGTGGTTCCGCTTCTCCGTCGCGCGCCTGCACGGGCCGCAGGGGATCCCGCTGATCGCCTCGCGCACGGGCTACTCGGGCGAGCTCGGCTACGAGCTCTTCTGCCACCCGCAGGACGCGCCGGCCGTCTGGGACGCGGTCATGGAGGCGGGCACCCCGCACGGGCTGCAGCCGCTCGGCCTCGACGCGCTCGACATGCTGCGCATCGAGGCCGGCCTGATCTTCGCCGGCTACGAGTTCGACGACCAGGTCGACCCGTTCGAGGCGGGCATCGGCTTCACGGTGACCCCCGGCAAGGAGGAGGACTTCGTCGGCAAGGAGGCGCTCGCGCAGCGGCGCGCGCACCCGCAGCGCACGCTCGTCGGTCTCGAGCTGCAGGGCAACGAGACGGCCGGCCACGGCGACTGCGTGCACGTCGGCCGCTCGCAGGTCGGCGTCGTCACGAGCGGCACGCGCTCGCCGATCCTGAAGAAGAACATCGCGCTCTGCCGGATGGCGATCCAGTACGCCGAGATCGGCACCGAGGTGGAGGTCGGCAAGCTCGACGGCCAGCAGAAGCGCATCCCGGCGACGGTGGTGCGGTACCCGTTCTACGACCCGGACAAGACGAGGCCGCGCTCGTGA
- a CDS encoding acyl-CoA dehydrogenase family protein, with amino-acid sequence MSEKVWGSEPFWGLGHEWDPDWVLTDRQKELRATLIELCEKEMRANAKRSDDELLYPRRNLELLGEHGFLGLCVPEEYGGLGENHVAFAMTAETIARYGCASTAMCYVMHMGAVAAIMLRPTPELIDKYIRPLNSGKIGTLSYSDPETGSHFWYPVSSRAERLNGGYRINKKASWTTSGGFADFYVVQTTSPDFKGYDDLSVFVVDKEDVQAQPALWDALGLRGNQSGPIQVENVEIPGDQIVGPVGDGASSNDEAVDPWFLIGSSSCWNGIALGAVDIAKRHTTRKKHVDVGMRVADYPTIQDYVGEAVMDTNACRLFVYSVAQACDRATDDNRRTLQPGETARADYLHWLWQIKFEAAKNTAHVVDKMLHACGGSGYKRDMELERYLRDAKAGWVMGPTNEVLRQFVGKAVLLGFESLDYWNQSYNRRVVENEVKKLDAAAKRELAQQLLAEAEAQQSKEPAQA; translated from the coding sequence ATGTCCGAGAAAGTCTGGGGATCCGAGCCGTTCTGGGGACTCGGGCACGAGTGGGATCCCGACTGGGTCCTGACCGACCGCCAGAAGGAGCTTCGCGCCACCCTGATCGAGTTGTGCGAGAAGGAGATGCGGGCGAACGCGAAGCGCTCGGACGATGAGCTCCTCTATCCGCGCCGGAACCTCGAGCTGCTCGGGGAGCACGGGTTCCTCGGGTTGTGCGTGCCGGAAGAGTACGGCGGCCTCGGCGAGAACCACGTCGCGTTCGCGATGACGGCCGAGACGATCGCGCGCTACGGCTGCGCGTCGACGGCGATGTGCTACGTGATGCACATGGGCGCGGTGGCGGCGATCATGCTGCGGCCGACGCCGGAGCTGATCGACAAGTACATCCGTCCGCTCAACAGCGGCAAGATCGGCACGCTCTCCTACTCCGACCCGGAGACCGGCTCGCACTTCTGGTACCCGGTGTCGTCGCGGGCGGAGCGCCTCAACGGCGGCTACAGGATCAACAAGAAGGCGTCGTGGACGACGTCGGGCGGCTTCGCGGACTTCTACGTCGTGCAGACGACGAGCCCGGACTTCAAGGGCTACGACGACCTCTCCGTGTTCGTCGTCGACAAGGAGGACGTGCAGGCGCAGCCGGCCCTGTGGGACGCGCTCGGCCTGCGCGGCAACCAGTCGGGCCCGATCCAGGTCGAGAACGTCGAGATCCCCGGCGACCAGATCGTCGGCCCGGTCGGCGACGGCGCCTCCTCCAACGACGAGGCGGTCGACCCGTGGTTCCTGATCGGCTCCTCGTCGTGCTGGAACGGCATCGCGCTCGGCGCGGTCGACATCGCCAAGCGCCACACGACCCGCAAGAAGCACGTCGACGTGGGCATGCGCGTGGCGGACTACCCGACGATCCAGGACTACGTCGGCGAGGCCGTGATGGACACCAACGCCTGCCGGCTCTTCGTCTACTCGGTCGCGCAGGCGTGCGACCGGGCGACCGACGACAACCGCCGGACGCTGCAGCCGGGCGAGACGGCGCGGGCCGACTACCTGCACTGGCTGTGGCAGATCAAGTTCGAGGCGGCGAAGAACACCGCGCACGTCGTCGACAAGATGCTGCACGCGTGCGGCGGCTCCGGCTACAAGCGCGACATGGAGCTCGAGCGCTACCTGCGCGACGCCAAGGCCGGCTGGGTGATGGGCCCGACGAACGAGGTGCTGCGGCAGTTCGTGGGCAAGGCCGTGCTGCTCGGGTTCGAGTCGCTCGACTACTGGAACCAGTCGTACAACCGCCGTGTCGTCGAGAACGAGGTGAAGAAGCTCGACGCCGCGGCCAAGCGCGAGCTGGCCCAGCAGCTGCTCGCCGAGGCCGAGGCGCAGCAGTCCAAGGAACCGGCGCAGGCCTGA
- a CDS encoding NAD(P)/FAD-dependent oxidoreductase, producing MTLPTSARFVVVGAGVHGLSTAAHLAEAGADVVVLDKGRVGGGASGISGGIVRNFYLSPAINEIVRQSVEIFELDPELFGFRQVGYVAAVPEAQAADLERIAQQHAAIGYPSRLSRGPDAAAAHMRGLFPDWRAQGITAVLHEQRSGWADAATTVAALAGIARSAGVRIHEGVEVTGFDLHGDTVEHVETTSGAIACEAVVLAPGPWIRDLWALLGLPAELSIGGGSTAPAFHYWQVREGDYAHAGAALDPRAPVVHLDADVPLAPAGEPLLPVPWGIYFRPGIGGGIACGGLPVALDGDCALDPYGPSHPSEGATDPSFDEAMHEALRFALGRFDAPGAWTSSSFSAPTCFTPDSYPVVDYVRGNAYAVLDSNHGFKMLALGKLAAADLLGERAPELEPFSLSRFEQSALHPVSASPYPWT from the coding sequence ATGACTCTCCCCACGTCCGCGCGATTCGTCGTCGTCGGGGCCGGCGTGCACGGCCTCTCGACCGCCGCCCACCTCGCCGAGGCGGGCGCCGACGTCGTCGTGCTCGACAAGGGCCGCGTCGGTGGCGGCGCCTCCGGCATCTCGGGCGGGATCGTGCGGAACTTCTACCTCTCGCCGGCGATCAACGAGATCGTGCGCCAGTCGGTGGAGATCTTCGAGCTCGACCCGGAGCTGTTCGGCTTCCGCCAGGTCGGCTACGTCGCCGCCGTGCCGGAGGCGCAGGCGGCCGACCTCGAGCGCATCGCGCAGCAGCACGCTGCGATCGGCTACCCCTCGCGCCTCTCCCGCGGCCCCGACGCGGCGGCGGCACACATGCGCGGCCTCTTCCCCGACTGGCGCGCGCAGGGCATCACGGCCGTGCTGCACGAGCAACGCAGCGGCTGGGCCGACGCCGCCACCACGGTCGCGGCGCTCGCCGGCATCGCGCGCTCGGCGGGCGTGCGCATCCACGAGGGCGTCGAGGTGACCGGCTTCGACCTCCACGGCGACACGGTCGAGCACGTCGAGACGACGTCGGGCGCCATCGCCTGCGAAGCCGTCGTGCTCGCGCCCGGCCCGTGGATCCGCGACCTGTGGGCGCTGCTCGGCCTGCCCGCGGAGCTGTCGATCGGCGGCGGCTCGACAGCGCCGGCCTTCCACTACTGGCAGGTGCGGGAGGGCGACTACGCGCACGCGGGCGCGGCGCTCGACCCGCGGGCGCCCGTCGTCCATCTCGACGCCGACGTACCGCTCGCCCCGGCCGGCGAGCCGCTCCTGCCCGTGCCGTGGGGCATCTACTTCCGTCCCGGCATCGGCGGCGGCATCGCCTGCGGCGGCCTGCCCGTGGCGCTCGACGGCGACTGCGCGCTCGACCCGTACGGCCCCTCGCACCCGAGCGAGGGCGCCACCGACCCGTCCTTCGACGAGGCGATGCACGAGGCGCTGCGCTTCGCGCTCGGCCGCTTCGACGCGCCGGGGGCGTGGACGAGCTCGTCGTTCTCCGCACCCACCTGTTTCACCCCCGACAGCTACCCCGTCGTCGACTACGTGCGCGGCAACGCGTACGCCGTGCTCGACTCGAACCACGGCTTCAAGATGCTCGCGCTCGGCAAGCTCGCCGCCGCCGACCTTCTCGGCGAGCGTGCGCCGGAGCTCGAGCCGTTCTCCCTCTCCCGCTTCGAGCAGTCCGCGCTGCATCCCGTGTCCGCGAGCCCCTATCCGTGGACGTGA
- a CDS encoding FMN-binding glutamate synthase family protein, whose product MADETAPTNKTILGHSRIFTPEVMNDIHMKAELGRYRMRGFSMFKPIPHWDELMFMPGTLTRFVIEGYREKCETKTVLGARFAKKPIELDIPVYITGMSFGALSLEAKMALAKGASMAGTATCSGEGGMIPPERDYSTKWYYQLIQSRYGFNPHHLMLADACEFFIGQGCKVGLGGHLMGQKVTEQVAEMRSLPAGIDQRSPARHPDWLGPDDLSLKIQEIREATDYQIPIQLKLGASRVYDDVRMAAKCGPDIIYLDGAEGGTGAGPHVATEETGIPLMAAIPEARRALEDVGLADEIDLVVAGGIRNGGDVAKALALGAKAVAIGHSALMALNCNKEIPGVTDYEGTIGVPAGHCYHCHTGRCPVGVATQDPELRKRLRVEDAAERVYNFLHTLTLEVQMLARACGKTNIHSLEPEDLCALTVEAAAMAKVPLAGTSWIPGVSEEKTLAKIERLLEKHLEYPVDYLPAHAEVMSGE is encoded by the coding sequence ATGGCCGACGAGACAGCACCGACGAACAAGACGATCCTCGGGCACAGCCGCATCTTCACCCCCGAGGTGATGAACGACATCCACATGAAGGCCGAGCTCGGCCGCTACCGCATGCGCGGCTTCTCGATGTTCAAGCCGATCCCGCACTGGGACGAGCTCATGTTCATGCCCGGCACGCTCACGCGCTTCGTGATCGAGGGCTACCGCGAGAAGTGCGAGACGAAGACCGTGCTCGGCGCCCGCTTCGCGAAGAAGCCGATCGAGCTCGACATCCCCGTCTACATCACGGGCATGAGCTTCGGCGCGCTTTCGCTCGAGGCGAAGATGGCGCTCGCCAAGGGCGCGTCGATGGCGGGCACGGCGACGTGCTCGGGCGAGGGCGGGATGATCCCGCCGGAGCGCGACTACTCGACGAAGTGGTACTACCAGCTCATCCAGAGCCGGTACGGGTTCAACCCGCACCACCTGATGCTCGCCGACGCCTGCGAGTTCTTCATCGGGCAGGGCTGCAAGGTCGGCCTCGGCGGCCACCTGATGGGCCAGAAGGTGACCGAGCAGGTGGCCGAGATGCGCTCGCTGCCGGCCGGCATCGACCAGCGCTCGCCGGCGCGGCATCCCGACTGGCTCGGGCCGGACGACCTGTCGCTGAAGATCCAGGAGATCCGCGAGGCGACCGACTACCAGATCCCGATCCAGCTCAAGCTCGGCGCCTCGCGCGTGTACGACGACGTGCGCATGGCGGCGAAGTGCGGGCCGGACATCATCTACCTGGACGGCGCCGAGGGCGGCACGGGCGCGGGCCCGCACGTCGCCACGGAGGAGACGGGCATCCCGCTGATGGCGGCGATCCCCGAGGCGCGGCGCGCGCTCGAGGACGTCGGGCTCGCGGACGAGATCGACCTCGTCGTCGCGGGCGGCATCCGCAACGGCGGCGACGTTGCCAAGGCGCTCGCGCTCGGCGCGAAGGCGGTCGCTATCGGCCACTCGGCGCTGATGGCGCTCAACTGCAACAAGGAGATCCCGGGGGTCACCGACTACGAGGGCACGATCGGCGTCCCCGCCGGCCACTGCTACCACTGCCACACGGGCCGCTGCCCGGTCGGGGTGGCGACGCAGGACCCCGAGCTGCGCAAGCGCCTGCGGGTCGAGGACGCGGCGGAGCGGGTCTACAACTTCCTGCACACGCTGACGCTCGAGGTGCAGATGCTCGCCCGCGCCTGCGGCAAGACGAACATCCACTCGCTGGAGCCCGAGGACCTGTGCGCTCTCACGGTCGAGGCGGCCGCGATGGCGAAGGTGCCGCTCGCCGGCACGAGCTGGATCCCCGGCGTCAGCGAGGAGAAGACGCTCGCCAAGATCGAGCGCCTGCTCGAGAAGCACCTCGAGTATCCCGTCGACTACCTGCCGGCACACGCGGAGGTGATGAGCGGTGAGTGA
- a CDS encoding GXGXG motif-containing protein — MAALAGEHSISYDARGLAEPDAAVPKVSEISGTSAEFDAHDLSTRQINLELRWLIYEQGVTDVTVRNPGAKHSLGVGILSRCKITFDGSLGYFGCGIIDGPEVHVKGRVGWSACENMMSGVVVIDGNAGSLTGAAMRGGDLVVKGRVGARSGIDQKGGTIIVLGSAGSMNGFMMQRGRQIICGDVGHGLGDSMYDGTIYVGGKVRSLGIDCVPGEWTDADTEFVERKFRIYGLGGPPQLQKFVCGKKLYNYDNLEPSERKLVL; from the coding sequence ATGGCAGCGCTAGCGGGCGAGCACTCGATCAGCTACGACGCACGCGGGCTCGCCGAGCCGGACGCGGCCGTCCCGAAGGTGTCGGAGATCTCCGGCACGTCGGCCGAGTTCGACGCGCACGACCTCAGCACGCGGCAGATCAACCTGGAGCTGCGCTGGCTCATCTACGAGCAGGGCGTCACCGACGTGACCGTGCGCAACCCGGGCGCGAAGCATTCGCTCGGCGTCGGCATCCTCAGCCGCTGCAAGATCACGTTCGACGGCAGCCTCGGGTACTTCGGCTGCGGGATCATCGACGGGCCAGAGGTGCACGTCAAGGGCCGCGTCGGCTGGTCGGCCTGCGAGAACATGATGTCGGGCGTCGTCGTCATCGACGGCAACGCCGGCTCGCTCACGGGTGCGGCGATGCGCGGCGGCGACCTCGTCGTCAAGGGCCGTGTCGGCGCGCGCAGCGGCATCGACCAGAAGGGCGGCACGATCATCGTGCTCGGCTCGGCCGGGTCGATGAACGGCTTCATGATGCAACGCGGCCGCCAGATCATCTGCGGAGACGTCGGGCACGGGCTCGGCGACTCGATGTACGACGGGACGATCTACGTGGGCGGCAAGGTGCGCTCGCTCGGAATCGACTGCGTGCCCGGCGAGTGGACCGACGCCGACACCGAGTTCGTGGAGCGGAAGTTCCGCATCTACGGGCTCGGCGGCCCCCCGCAGCTGCAGAAGTTCGTCTGCGGCAAGAAGCTCTACAACTACGACAACCTCGAGCCGTCCGAGCGCAAGCTCGTCCTCTAA
- a CDS encoding glutamine amidotransferase, whose product MCGIAGIIYKDGEHPIGTEMTRMLQSMKHRGPDSTGYALYGQPSNLVIMRYKLADANTPRDFEYEDRLRRHRAEVERRLHALGAKVHELEEETEYAFRVTLAYDGDLKKLADFVEDVPDAEVLSLGHSLEIVKDLGDAEQVASEYELATFTGTHAIGHVRMATESDVDISGAHPYWAYPFSDVAVVHNGQLTNYFQWKRRLERSGHRFQSECDSEIIAVYLAEKMSEGATLEDAMRDSLEELDGVFTYICVTKDALGVAKDEMAAKPLVLYEADDLVALASEEIAIRAVIDREIDTYDPYEGEVMVWQR is encoded by the coding sequence ATGTGCGGAATCGCCGGAATCATCTACAAGGACGGTGAGCATCCGATCGGCACGGAGATGACGCGGATGCTCCAGTCGATGAAGCATCGCGGGCCCGACTCGACCGGCTACGCCCTCTACGGGCAGCCGTCGAACCTCGTGATCATGCGCTACAAGCTCGCCGACGCGAACACGCCGCGCGACTTCGAGTACGAGGACAGGCTGCGCCGCCACCGGGCCGAGGTCGAGCGGCGCTTGCACGCGCTCGGCGCGAAGGTGCACGAGCTCGAGGAGGAGACCGAGTACGCGTTCCGCGTCACGCTCGCCTACGACGGCGACCTGAAGAAGCTCGCCGACTTCGTCGAGGACGTGCCGGACGCCGAGGTGCTCTCGCTCGGCCATTCGCTCGAGATCGTCAAGGATCTCGGCGACGCCGAGCAGGTGGCCTCCGAGTACGAGCTCGCCACGTTCACGGGCACGCACGCGATTGGACACGTCCGCATGGCGACCGAGTCCGACGTCGACATCTCGGGCGCGCACCCGTACTGGGCCTACCCGTTCTCCGACGTCGCGGTCGTCCACAACGGCCAGCTCACGAACTACTTCCAGTGGAAGCGGCGCCTGGAGCGCTCGGGCCACCGCTTCCAGTCCGAGTGCGACTCGGAGATCATCGCCGTGTACCTCGCGGAGAAGATGAGCGAGGGCGCCACGCTGGAGGACGCGATGCGGGATAGCCTCGAGGAGCTCGACGGCGTGTTCACCTACATCTGCGTGACGAAGGACGCGCTCGGCGTGGCGAAGGACGAGATGGCCGCCAAGCCGCTCGTGCTCTACGAAGCCGACGACCTGGTGGCGCTCGCCTCCGAGGAGATCGCGATCCGCGCCGTCATCGACCGCGAGATCGACACGTACGACCCGTATGAAGGGGAGGTCATGGTATGGCAGCGCTAG
- a CDS encoding glutamine synthetase family protein, producing MIAEVRRRIDAEGITYIYYQFPSVTGRIMGKGVPAAHWESMARKGFQLVYGATANLFTDRHGDYIGYGPEAAELVGLPEPETFMPLPWDGKVARVWCACFRNREEREDPAAFLTSDCRGNLKRIQAQFEASTGLHLRAGAEPEMMWLKLKEDGTPDVDGVTKPYCYHIDQFSELQPIIHKVIEYGQAMGLDMIQGDHEDAPGQIELNFNFDRAERTADNLSTFRQICRQVGRELGAFPCFMPKPFMGVSANGCHHNISLWRGDENAFMPETADQQKPSQIGLWAIGGILEHLGALTAVTASTVNSYRRLWDTGFWAPVFADWGFQNRTTALRVSAPGRFEYRSVDSAVNPYLSMAALIMAMWDGIERKLDPGEPEERNIYAAMEAGKQVQKIPMTFGDALDALEADEVIKRALPGDMYRVFMHYKRDEWERYCATVTDWDVKEYLDVLP from the coding sequence ATGATCGCCGAGGTGCGGCGGCGTATAGACGCCGAGGGCATCACCTACATCTACTACCAGTTCCCCTCGGTCACCGGCCGCATCATGGGCAAGGGGGTGCCCGCCGCGCACTGGGAGAGCATGGCGCGGAAGGGCTTCCAGCTCGTCTACGGCGCCACCGCCAACCTCTTCACCGACCGCCACGGCGACTACATCGGCTACGGCCCCGAGGCGGCCGAGCTCGTCGGCCTGCCCGAGCCCGAGACGTTCATGCCGCTGCCCTGGGACGGCAAGGTCGCGCGCGTCTGGTGCGCCTGCTTTCGCAACCGCGAGGAGCGCGAGGACCCCGCCGCGTTCCTCACCTCGGACTGCCGCGGCAACCTGAAGCGCATCCAGGCGCAGTTCGAGGCGTCCACCGGCCTGCACCTCCGCGCCGGCGCGGAGCCGGAGATGATGTGGCTGAAGCTGAAAGAGGACGGGACGCCCGACGTCGACGGCGTCACCAAGCCCTACTGCTACCACATCGACCAGTTCTCGGAGCTGCAGCCGATCATCCACAAGGTGATCGAGTACGGCCAGGCGATGGGCCTCGACATGATCCAGGGCGACCACGAGGACGCGCCGGGCCAGATCGAGCTCAACTTCAACTTCGACCGGGCAGAGCGGACCGCCGACAACCTCTCCACGTTCCGGCAGATCTGCCGTCAGGTGGGCCGCGAGCTCGGCGCCTTCCCGTGCTTCATGCCCAAGCCGTTCATGGGCGTCTCGGCCAACGGCTGCCACCACAACATCTCGCTGTGGCGCGGTGACGAGAACGCGTTCATGCCGGAGACGGCCGACCAGCAGAAGCCGAGCCAGATCGGCCTGTGGGCGATCGGGGGCATCCTCGAGCATCTCGGCGCGCTCACCGCCGTCACCGCGTCGACCGTGAACTCCTACCGCCGCCTGTGGGACACCGGCTTCTGGGCGCCCGTGTTCGCCGACTGGGGCTTCCAGAACCGCACCACGGCGCTGCGCGTGTCGGCCCCCGGCCGCTTCGAGTACCGCTCCGTCGACTCGGCCGTGAACCCCTACCTGTCGATGGCGGCGCTGATCATGGCGATGTGGGACGGGATCGAGCGCAAGCTCGATCCGGGCGAGCCGGAGGAGCGGAACATCTACGCTGCGATGGAGGCCGGCAAGCAGGTGCAGAAGATCCCCATGACCTTCGGAGACGCGCTCGACGCGCTCGAGGCCGACGAGGTGATCAAGAGGGCCCTGCCCGGCGACATGTACCGCGTGTTCATGCACTACAAGCGCGACGAGTGGGAGCGCTACTGCGCCACCGTCACCGACTGGGACGTCAAGGAGTACCTCGATGTGCTGCCCTGA